Genomic DNA from Fimbriimonas ginsengisoli Gsoil 348:
CCGAACACCTCGTCCACGCTGTACCGATGGAAGGAGTAGTGGATCATCAGATCCTTGTTGCAAGCTTCGCATCCCCGCTGGAGTCCGGTAAGCACCTCGGCGTGGAACGGATCGTGCGGCTCGAGGTGTCCGTAGCCGAAGTAAAGCCCGAGGATATTCGTCGAGCTCTTTCTCAAAGCTCTGGCCAGAACATTGGGCGTATAGCCCATCTCTCGGGCGGCTTCCAAGATCCTCTCTCGGGTCGCCGGCGAGACGCGGGTGTTGGATTTCGAGCCGTTCAGAACGACGGACACGGTGAACGGACTGACGTTCACCCTCTCCGCCACGTCCTTCAGCGTGACGCTCTTTGTTGTCCCATTCCTCGCGATCATCGAATTCCCAGCGCTTTGACCAAACCTTTAGTGAGGCTAGACCAAGCGATTGGTCTCATCATAACACAGGGCATTTCGATTGTCGAAAAAACTTCCGAATGACTGGTGATAATGCGGAGTTCTCCGCCACCCCGGGCAGCTGCTCTCCAGTGCGCCCCCTACGTCCGAAGGACGTGTAGCCGCAGGTTGGCTCGTACCTGCGTTGAGCCCCCCAACGATCCACAAGTTTGGTCAAAGGGCGAAACGCTCCCGCGCAGGTACGAACCAACCTGCGGCTACAACGCTTCGCGCTATCTATTCCCCTATCCCGGCGTTGCCAAAACCGTATTAGTAGACAATAATCTACTAACATCGACTACAATAGAAACGACGCACCCAACTCCAAGCGCGTCAAAGGCAAAAAAAGAAAAACCACGGAACGAACCCAGATTTGAACCTGGCAGCAACCAAAACGAACCCAGGGAGCGGGTTTCAGGGCCGAAGACCCTGCTCAAGACCAACCCCAAGACTTTCCAATATTAAAGTCCCACAAAACAACCAATTACGCTCTATACTCGTTGTATCGTGTCTGAAACAAAATGGTTAGCGGTGTCTTCAAACGGAGCGGTGGCGCTGGGGTCTTACGAGGCCGGGGTACTTGCTCAAATCTATGCGGATGTCGCCGCCCTAAATCAGCACTCGGGTGAGCAAGTCGTCGGCATCGACGCGATCGCGGGTGCGTCGGCGGGAGCCGTCACCGGAGCCCTCCTGGCCCAGGCCATCGCCACCTCCGCCAGTTCAGACTGGCTGACCGGCCGACTCCTTAAGGCCTGGGTCGAAGACCTCAACGCGGATACGCTGCTCGGAAAAACCGACAACGCCTCCCACTCCCTTTTCGATCCAACCGCGTTCGACGTCATCGCACCCGAGGTGCTCATGTCGGACGACGAGGTCCGGAGCGCCTGCGCGGGACGCGAGGTCCCGACGGTCGCCCTTTGGATCGCATTGACCAACGTCGGCGGCATCCCCTACACGATCCCGGTCTCCAACGGCGAGGTCATCGCCAGCCTTTACGCCGACTACGAGCCGTTCCTCATCGAGAAAGGGATTCCTCATCGGGCTCCGCCCATCGAGTCGCTGAAGTCGGATGCCCCGGACACCGGCATGCCGCTAAGTTGGAAAGAAGTGGAACTGGCCGTCATCACTTCCGGCGCGTTCCCGTTCGCTTTCAAGAACCGCATCTTAGAGAGGGACCTCGACAACTACCCGGATGCCGTACGTCCGGCCGACGGCTCGGCGAAGGTCAAATTCAACTACACCGACGGAGGCGTAATGAATAACAACCCTCTCGGCAGGGCGATCGACGCCGCTTCGTTCCAGGAGAAGTTGAGCGGCCATCGAGGTCCGCGAACGTTCCTCATCATCGAGCCGGACCCTTCCACCGCCCAGCAGGCACAGGCCAACCTGGCCAAGGTGAAAAACACGCTCGATCCGAATGGAATGCCGCCGCTACAACTTGGCGCCTCCCTAATCAACGCTTATTTCAATGAGGCGATGTACCGGGACCTCGCCACGGCGACAAAGACGAACCAGCGCCTCCAAGCCCTCAACGACACTCTTCAGGCGCTCGCCCTGCCCGACGAAGAAGCAGATGCGATTCGTAAGGCGGTCGGCATGGACTACAAGAAGGTGATCGAGATCGACCGGATTCCCGGCGTCGCCCGGCTCCACCCGCTGGCTG
This window encodes:
- a CDS encoding patatin-like phospholipase family protein, which gives rise to MSETKWLAVSSNGAVALGSYEAGVLAQIYADVAALNQHSGEQVVGIDAIAGASAGAVTGALLAQAIATSASSDWLTGRLLKAWVEDLNADTLLGKTDNASHSLFDPTAFDVIAPEVLMSDDEVRSACAGREVPTVALWIALTNVGGIPYTIPVSNGEVIASLYADYEPFLIEKGIPHRAPPIESLKSDAPDTGMPLSWKEVELAVITSGAFPFAFKNRILERDLDNYPDAVRPADGSAKVKFNYTDGGVMNNNPLGRAIDAASFQEKLSGHRGPRTFLIIEPDPSTAQQAQANLAKVKNTLDPNGMPPLQLGASLINAYFNEAMYRDLATATKTNQRLQALNDTLQALALPDEEADAIRKAVGMDYKKVIEIDRIPGVARLHPLAGSFAGHFGGFFDRRYRVHDFAVGCLEARNWFKRWYPGADGLKPVLESKLAEGVSPATVDPGGFGGIDDKALGHTKDKVADRVESLVEHALKAGGLLGLLERPLLALGRHVVREELNRVMK